The DNA region ttatatatatatatatatatatatatatatatacacacagacatattctgtaatcaaaataatgtttttttcatgaaatgtcagattattttaaaaggaatcatttaatagtgaaaactatatttatttaagacCCAGGTAAACAACGAATTAGTCTCGTTTCTCGtagcattatatttttgtattgtttttttgtgtgatcGAGCTTTGCATAATTAGTAGTACTGTTAGATATGTTAGGGAAGTGACacgtaacattttaattatcttttgctAAAGATGAACGAAATGACTCGAAACAAAGATTCGTTCATTCTGCTGAGCGAGAGCCCGACTTCCCATCACTACCGCTAagcaatttttttgtcttgaattTTACGCTCATATAAATGCATTCTCATAAACTTCATCCCAGGCATGGAATCAGTTATATGacatttttgattgaactatCTGTTTAAATGTCAGGCCTGGAGTTCATGAAATAAAGAGTCACTATTTGCAGTGCAAGCCAGATACTGCTTAGAAGTCAATGCTGAACGCAGAGAACCGCTAGCGAGATTGGAAATTCATTAGAGCACATTTAGTTtaattgtatttgattttaatggGAGGCTACTGGAGGTCCGTCTAAATGGCCGGTATGTTATAGCAGAGATACGAGATCTGAGTGTAATGGAGATCAACGGCCCGTATTAGACAGACGTCCGCTCCGACGGAGTTATCAGAAACACCGCTCCTTCTTCTGCTCTAAAAGCTTACTTTCAACAACCTGGTCTCACTGAGGACTTCTGCTATTCATTTAAAGCCCTTCTACTCTgtattctgtttctgttttccaGGAAAACTTTCTGAACGTTATTTAAacctaaatgcatttatttgtttaatgtaacAGGATTTATATCcggagaaaataaaatgcattataaaagagaATATCATTGAATAATTAAGTTTAGATTgagtcatgcttttttttttgcagtttcgCTTCTTAGTATATTTTTACTGgaacacaagacaaaaacacagacttatatgtaaatacaaataaataaatgaataatgatatAAGAGTAAATGGAGCTCATTGATAGTGCTGTGAAGAGGAAGCGTGTAGAAAGTCTTACCAGACTCTGTCTGAGGAAAAGGTACTTACTCAGTAATTGGCCTCGGGTCTGGAGGGTTTGATGGGTTTGATAAGAGTAAACCACTTTCTATTTCTGCTTGTCGTGCTCTGAAATTTCTTTGCCACACACTCGGACACAACCCAGATAAATTCATTTGGAGCAAAAACGCTGGTTCTGAGgggtttttttagatttttttccggTCTAAATGGCATTATCTCAGGCATGATTACTTCATTCCACAAGCGAAAGTGAGCAATAAGAGGGTTATTACTGAGATAACGTGGGTTGCATTCAGCTGGTCATGTGATCATAACGagtgaagacaaacaaagcctGTATCGTTCATCACGTGAGAGTCTATTATGATCTGATCTACATTCAATTTTAATGAGGCTTTCAAAAGCTTTCCTATTTCTATTTAGGTTTTCTCATAGTAttttagttgtatttatttgtttattgtttttagttttagtttttacacacacacacacaaaattgtaaataaaatccaTCACTAGAGTTTGTTTACAAGACAATAGTTTAACAATAAGACTGAAAAGTTGATTGAATAATTGAATGATTATTCAAGTGCCGTTTCAAGAAATGCTATCTTGGaaattagctgaaaaaaaatcattatatttaatttatttattcatttttattattattaattatttcattattattaaaagtaaaattattgtttaaattgatattaaattcTTTTTCGTAGTGTATACATGAAGAACATCTTTATacacatttctgtaattatttctattgtcaagtcaagtgtttttttattgtcatttcaactataTATAGCTATAAAGTACAAAGAGAAATGAGACGAGGTTTGTCCaggaccaaaacaaaaaaactcacatactgTCTTATATTGTCTTTTAaatacagttacatttaaatgacacacATTTATGGAAATCTGTCATTTCGACTCACAgttgtttgtaatatttaaacatatttgaagtttttttAGTGATGCAAAGTTTTAGTGATGAATGTGACCTACTTCCTGTTAATGAtcttattgtgttcaggtgtgtgtagctcatttagtgatttcctgtgtgtatttaagtccagtttgcttctgtttaatcgtcCTTTCTCGTCCTTAATATGTGTCTGCTTGCaactatattattttgtttgtttgtagaggattaaaacagtttaagtttattttcccGCTGAGCGCTCCTTCTCtcaaaccacaccgtgacataaAGCAGCCTacgttaaaatatatattcagacTACAATTAAAATTTGACATAAGTACTTTAGTGGTCAACACAAAATAAGTGAACAAAGCACAACGAAAGATAAATGTTTAAAGCGTACTTCAAAGTAAATCATCTTCATTTGAAACgacgtgcatttttttttcaagtgtacTTGCTGTAATAATAAACTGCGTTCATGACTGTGTTTCTCCACACACTTACCGTAAGTGggctttattaatattacctGCAAGTgcagtttttaataaacacttttggCAAAAAGCCATTTGCCAGTTCCCGTCTAAAAGCCAGTGCCTGAAGTCAATGTGGGCTCAAAGCGTGTGGCATCGGCTTCTTTTGAGCGTAGCGTTCTCCACAAAGGTCGACCGGGCTGAAGCCTGAGCAGATAATACTTCCGGAGAGCCTCAAGCAAACATGACATTATTGGCATTAAGGATGAACATGTTTACCATGGATCTAATCTGTTCCTTATTGCTTAATTTGAAACCAATCGGCTCCGACCTCAAGCAGATGAAGTTCATTATTCGTCCGCGTGTCGTCGGGCGGAAGCGTTATTCCTCTTTAGCCTGATGGATTTTGTGCTGATTGTTTTTTGATGTGCTgctttttgaatatttcaagCTCCTTAAAGAGCAGAAAATGGTGCCTGCAGTGCCATCTGTTCCTGCACCGCTTCTAATGAATCATTGTTGGGTTTAGCTCCGGCGACGGAAACACCTCTCACCGTCTGCGTGCGGTCCctaaacaaacaattaactgCTCTTCTCAAACATTCAGAGCTTTTAATAGCGTCGTTTGTAACAGAACAACAATTCAAGGTCACTGCGAGACGAGCTTGAGGGTTCTCTCTCTGTAATTAGAAACGTATGGATATGGTATTTCTGAGCCGATAATGATAACCGATAATCAAAAACTTTTGTGCTCTAACCAGCTGGATAATTagctgatttattaaaaacaacccCCTTCGCGCAAAGTTAAGTCGTATGAAAGTTCACAGCGTGTAAAAAAGAGCTGGCCCACAAATTAGTCGAACTGCTTTTAGCATGCTGCTTTACAGACGCAGAACGGGATGACTAACgtttaaaaaacacaagaatACAAAGACACGAGAAAGGGATCGTTCACACAGCAACAAAGTCGCAAGATGTATTGTGTCTTGGACTTTGtggatgtgtttttatgtgttgtgGATGAACAGTTAccacaaaaaaactatattattagTTAAAACCAGTTTGCTTGCATCAGACGCTTTTTTGATATTTCTCATTTCCTTTTAGTTCAACTTCATGCACTAAAGTaacacactgataataaatatgcatatgaacatatttaaaaagcaaagcaaaacaaaacacacacacaaaaccaaaactgacaaaaaatatgaattaaagcTATAATATTATCCTACATTATAATAACAGTTAACCAGTTCTCAAAAGAACAGGTTTTAAATTACTCTCAAAGTACTGTACAAAGGTGCTGTTTGtgagtaaatgtgtgtgtgtgtgtgtgaagactcTTCTGTGCAGTGTAAACCTTGCATGCGGGTGTTAAAATCAGCTGTTATAGATGCTGGGACTGTGTTCATCATTCACTATGAAATCTGACGACTCGAATTTGCAAATCGACAGCAACAGCCGGTCCAGACATAAACTGCGGCAAAAATATGGGCGTAAATGTAGTGTATCACAGCCTTGAGTCAAAgaatagagtgtgtgtgtgtgtgtgcagtctaTATAGTCTGTTGCACTGTGTTTCAAGATGTCTTGGTTTACAGTCTCTACTTGTGAATAGTACAAGCAGTAGATTGGCTTTATCTCCACATTTGAATAATTGTAGATGATTTGTGGACGAATGATTGCACTAGATTTATAATGAAACGTGTCTGGAAACCATAGAAACTTTTGGTTTTCCACCAAAGATAAATGAACCAATTAATGAAATTTCATAATATAGCTATAAATACTTTCATTATTCTCAAATCTAAACAAATTCCAACTATTGTTCACATTTGTGCCCTGAATGCCAATCGTTCCCTATTTTCGAGAACATTTATCTTTACAAATTTCATTCACATCATTACAAAACTAGTCACCACAGCATCATAATCTATAGATTTGATTAGAAATGCAAAAGACATAATAAACCCCCTTCTTCTTCTTGTATGAGCAGATGGAGCTGATTCCAGATCCGGATCCAGATGAGGAAGGGACTAAAATAAGTGTGAGTATGTGATCTATATGATGCAGTAAATTATTACATGCTATTTTTACGTGAAAGATCCCTTTAATAAAGCTGCTCAGTGCAGGCGGTTTGTAATCTTCAGCCCAGTAAAAGCCTGATATATCACTGTTTACTTAACCTTATATTTGATGCACCAGTCTTTTATTGGTAAAATAGTCTGATCCAGGAAGAATAAAGAAGGCAAAACAGGCTCAAAATTTAGTGCAGATTCTGATATTAATATGATGAAAGTATGATGATTAAATAGCAGTGGTCAATCTATATCTCCAATAACATGTCTTAGTCAAATTAGACTGAAATGATCCaaacatataatgcaatgctGACTGAGACATGAAGAACTAAAAGCCCATCAGAAGATGTGAGGAtcagtgaaagtaaagctcctGGAAATAAGCACTCCTCAAAAGATCCTGCTGATCAGAGTTGAGACGTACTTTACAATCAAGTAAAGCTGAGCAGCTTCAGTCCAGTAAGAGTTCATGCGGAGATATGACTGCAGTTATTCTGATGCTTGCTTGATCAGAATCACGATTTGACGAGAGAAGCTGAAGCTGGACTCAATTACACCAACCAAGCTTTTACTGGATAAAACACTCTGAAGACATGAGCAGATTGTGTGCAACAGGAAAGCTCGATCAATTTGTGGATCAGATTTAACATCTGAAATACCTTTTTGCTTTTGTGGTAAAAGAATGCTCTTCAGATgaggaaaaaccaaaaaagagaTGCTCCTTTGATGAACCTtcgaatggttctttgtggaaccaaaaatggttcttctatggcatcgctgtgaagaacctttttgaagcacctttatttttaagagtgtaagtTTTGTTGCTTGGTCTACAGCAACGAGTTCATCCGAGGATTTGTCTTCGATTCTTTTCACAGACAGTCAAGGTCCAAGGAAACGACATCTCCCACAAGCTGCAGATCTCTCGGGTGAGCAAGAACGACGAGGGTCTGTACGAATGCCGCGTCACAGACGCCAACTACGGAGAGCTGAAGGAGTACAAGGCTCAGGCCTACCTTAAAGTCAACGCCACCGTCCGCCCGCGCAACAGGGCCATTAAAAAGAGCTCTCCGCTGCACCTGACCGATAAGAAACCCCGCAAGAGCAGCTCGGCTCTGGGCCAAGACGGCATGAGCTCTGACCAGAGGGCCCAGTCCACTTCTACCTCGCAGACGTCACACTCCAAAACAGTGGAGCACAGCACAGGGTCAGGTACGAGTGAGCCAGCATGCTTGCAGAGAGCGTTATGTTGTGTATTTGGTATAATGCAATGTGTTCGTGCAGTTTAAGTTCAAAATACGCATTATTGCCCACATACTCCACAATAGTGTACTCCCCGTCTCCTGAAACAcgttgatttgtacaaagctcatcgttctgaaaaagtgaggtgtgctctgattggccagttatccagtgcgttgtgattggccgaatagaTGTGACAGTGTctgacaaacaacaaacattacTCTACATTGTTCAAAACTCGTGATTGATTTTTGGTGTCATGCCTGAACGACAAACCCAACAAATCTTTGTAGAGTGCTTTCTGTTTCCACATTCCACCTGAAAACACAACTTGGGACACAAGAGCATCCAAGGAGCTCGTAAATGCAGTAACTACACTTGCTCTGAACAATGTGCTTCTCATCCTTCTGTTCAGtgatttttatagtatttaaatgtgtttttacagtatgcatttaattagtaatatttgAGCTAGACATTTATGGCCAGTCTCTGCAAGTATAATAAGTGACCATTTAATTACGTAGAGGTTTATGTAATTAGAATTCAAAcaaattttttaaagttttacattgcttttattgctattataatgtTTGCACATGTTCATtgctatataaaaatgtttttgagagtTTTACCATGAGGAAAAACACCAGTTAGATTAACAGTATTATATAATGGCACATTTATAAAGTtgctaaaaggttttatttaactGTTGTAGAGCTAGTAATGGAGTTTAGAAACTGTCAGCAGGGAATACATAGCAAGCCTATAATTTAATTGACTGGAAGTTATTATATTGAGctcaaaatagcaaatatattcCTCCTTATGAAAGCAAACTTTTGTCTTAGtgtttcaaatgtattttagagATTAAAATGCACACTTAGtatcaattaaaaattatttacatttagtatcACATCAAGATATTGACCTCAAAATAGCAAATACATTCCTCCTTTTAAAAGCAAACTTTGCCAAAGTGTAACACAGAATCATGCGGAAATCtgacttttattaatttgatgcaGAGCTTATTAGAATACGATAagatttaaaatcacatttaaaaacaaattgtgcatgaaaattaaatacataaataaatacatcttgTAAAAACAATGAGAAATATTTGGGCCGGATCTTGAATATTTTAGTGTCAAGTATTAATAGTCTAATGTGAGATCAGGTGTGTAGTGctgtaaaaatatctaaataaagaGGTGAAATTTGACTTTAAAAACTTAACCTGGttacaaaacattaacaatgaaaataaccAAGAACAAGATAAAAGAATATCTGCGTTTAAAGTGAGATTTGAAATGAGATGGAGagttaaatgtgatatttaatattagggtaatatttaatatcagaCACAATATAGTTATATtcaattaactatatatatatatataattcaattcaatgaTTAACTTCTGATTTGAATAAAAGCCAGTTTTTAGTGGACTATTCTGAAGTCTCCAAACCAGCAGAGA from Puntigrus tetrazona isolate hp1 chromosome 24, ASM1883169v1, whole genome shotgun sequence includes:
- the vstm2a gene encoding V-set and transmembrane domain-containing protein 2A; its protein translation is MMGTLHDSIGFVLFSCLSIQVGFSLDGKFTDFPTNITAREGQNIEMACAFQSGMSSVYLEIQWWFIRAPEELITSEEDEDDTEMELIPDPDPDEEGTKISTVKVQGNDISHKLQISRVSKNDEGLYECRVTDANYGELKEYKAQAYLKVNATVRPRNRAIKKSSPLHLTDKKPRKSSSALGQDGMSSDQRAQSTSTSQTSHSKTVEHSTGSGMRISTSNGLAVLLLTTSLVRGAWL